One Punica granatum isolate Tunisia-2019 chromosome 3, ASM765513v2, whole genome shotgun sequence genomic window carries:
- the LOC116198551 gene encoding D-galacturonate reductase-like — protein MASIPGVALGSCDKLVMPVIGMGTSAYPPVDPETAKAAILEAIRAGYRHFDTAFAYGSEKPLGEAVAEALRLGLVKSREELFITTKLWCTFAEKDLIVPAIKMSLSNLQMDYVDLYLIHWPVRLSKEVGRMPAQRDQIFALDIKSVWEGMEECQNLGLAKAIGVSNFSTKKLDTLLSSARIPPAVNQVEMNPMWQQKQLREYCNAKGIHITAYSPLGAPTTKWGDNRIVGSDVIEEIARARGKTPAQVSLRWVYEQGVSLVTKSFNKQRMRENLGIFDWSLTEEESRRISQLPQHKGVRFASILGPHDISFEIDAEI, from the exons ATGGCATCAATCCCAGGGGTAGCTCTAGGCTCTTGTGACAAGCTAGTGATGCCCGTAATCGGGATGGGCACTTCGGCTTACCCACCTGTGGATCCGGAAACAGCAAAGGCGGCCATACTGGAGGCCATCAGGGCGGGCTACCGCCACTTTGACACCGCCTTCGCCTATGGGTCCGAGAAGCCCTTGGGCGAGGCAGTGGCAGAGGCTCTGCGCCTCGGTCTTGTGAAGTCCCGGGAGGAACTGTTCATCACCACCAAGCTGTGGTGCACGTTCGCTGAGAAGGACTTGATAGTGCCCGCCATCAAGATGAGCCTGAG CAATCTTCAAATGGATTATGTGGATCTGTACCTAATCCACTGGCCGGTGCGGTTGAGCAAAGAGGTGGGCAGGATGCCCGCCCAACGGGACCAGATATTCGCCCTCGACATCAAATCCGTGTGGGAAGGCATGGAAGAGTGCCAGAATCTCGGCCTGGCCAAGGCTATCGGCGTCAGCAACTTTTCGACCAAGAAGCTCGATACGCTCCTCTCCTCTGCCCGAATCCCTCCTGCTGTCAATCAA GTGGAGATGAACCCGATGTGGCAGCAGAAGCAATTGAGAGAGTACTGCAATGCTAAGGGAATACACATAACTGCCTACTCGCCCTTGGGTGCGCCCACGACCAAATGGGGAGACAATCGGATCGTAGGATCTGATGTGATCGAAGAGATTGCTCGTGCTAGAGGCAAAACCCCTGCCCAG GTTTCGCTGAGGTGGGTGTACGAGCAAGGAGTGAGCTTGGTGACAAAGAGCTTCAACAAGCAGAGGATGAGGGAAAACCTCGGCATCTTCGACTGGTCTCTGACCGAAGAGGAGTCTCGCAGGATTAGTCAACTCCCACAGCACAAGGGCGTTCGCTTTGCCAGTATACTTGGCCCGCATGATATCAGTTTCGAGATTGACGCGGAAATATGA
- the LOC116201175 gene encoding proteasome subunit beta type-1 encodes MTKQQANWSPYDNNGGSCVAIAGADYCVIAADTRMSTGYNVLTREYSKITKLADKCLMASSGFQADVKALQKLLAARHLIYQHQHNKQMSCPAMAQLLSNTLYYKRFFPYYSFNLLGGLDNEGKGCVYTYDAVGSYERAGYSSQGTASTLLMPYLDKMLKSPSPLLLPAQDAVTPLSESEAIDIIKNAFAAATERDIYTGDKVEIVILNAHGIRREYMELRKD; translated from the exons ATGACGAAGCAGCAAGCTAATTGGAGTCCGTACGACAACAATGGAGG ATCCTGTGTGGCGATTGCTGGAGCTGATTACTGTGTGATTGCTGCGGACACTCGAATGTCTACGGGTTACAACGTCCTCACTCGCGAGTACTCCAAAATAACCAAATT GGCTGACAAATGTCTGATGGCATCTTCTGGTTTTCAAGCTGATGTCAAAGCCTTGCAGAAGCTCCTGGCAGCAAGGCACCTG ATTTATCAGCATCAACACAACAAGCAGATGAGCTGTCCTGCAATGGCCCAGCTACTTTCTAACACCCTCTATTACAAGCGCTTCTTCCCATATTATTCATTTAACCTCCTAGGAGGCCTTGATAATGAAG GGAAGGGATGTGTCTACACATATGATGCTGTTGGTTCCTATGAGAGGGCTGGCTATAGTTCCCAGGGAACTGCTTCAACCCTTCTTATGCCGTATCTTGATAAGATGCTAAAGTCACCTAGCCCTCTTCTCTTGCCTGCTCAG GATGCTGTTACTCCGCTTTCAGAATCAGAAGCGATTGATATCATCAAGAACGCTTTTGCGGCTGCTACTGAAAGAGATATTTACACT GGAGACAAGGTGGAAATTGTCATCTTGAATGCCCATGGCATCCGGCGAGAGTACATGGAGCTCAGGAAGGACTAA
- the LOC116201174 gene encoding ACD11 homolog protein has protein sequence MQGGLQYRKEELRVMDAMDGDLERQLRTTIKEAARLTATTPLSGVVEAFEGLALFVRSHRGKELRLDTFCDACSLVSVLFNCLGLAFKFAEMEYVAKVRDLMEASKIYTTLYNVLDRDVANRTVKTQGSHTRNLRRVRQGLDLIRALFEQFLSSNDYSLKNAATTAYSRVCAPYHTWAVRTAVYAGMYTLPSREQLLLKLHETDQTAGKKMRRYMNAVAPVIEYIDKLYMSRNISLDW, from the exons ATGCAGGGGGGACTCCAATATAGGAAAGAGGAGCTGCGGGTGATGGATGCCATGGACGGGGATTTGGAGAGGCAGTTGAGGACCACCATCAAGGAGGCTGCCAGGCTCACTGCAACCACGCCACTGTCGGGTGTTGTCGAGGCATTCGAGGGGCTCGCACTGTTTGTTCGGTCCCACCGGGGCAAGGAGCTCCGGCTTGACACCTTCTGTGACGCTTGCTCCCTGGTCTCGGTCCTGTTCAATTGCCTAGGGCTCGCCTTCAAGTTTGCCGAGATGGAGTACGTCGCCAAG gTGCGTGACCTCATGGAGGCATCGAAGATATACACTACACTCTATAATGTACTTGACCGCGATGTCGCAAACAGAACGGTGAAAACCCAAGGAAGCCATACTAGAAATCTACGCAGAGTTAGGCAGGGCCTCGACCTCATCAGGGCTTTGTTCGAGCAGTTCTTGTCTTCCAA TGACTACTCGTTAAAGAATGCAGCAACCACAGCCTATTCTCGAGTTTGTGCCCCATATCACACATGGGCAGTGAGAACCGCGGTTTATGCAGGAATGTATACACTTCCATCTCGGGAGCAGCTCTTGCTAAAGCTTCATGAAACTG ATCAAACAGCAGGAAAAAAGATGAGAAGGTACATGAATGCCGTGGCTCCAGTAATAGAGTACATTGACAAGCTGTACATGTCGAGGAATATCAGCCTGGACTGGTGA
- the LOC116200618 gene encoding protein NRT1/ PTR FAMILY 3.1-like, translating into MESKHSPQGGRAQITDQDGADLGVRYPLNHGLCPAGYVRPPAGQDHGPATDRLLPNPAGLHDCVHHDRCSSPLPSTIGSLSPWLGSSLYLKGESHSSTGWASGFVEVKRKHAVAPHSLTSVPISTLPISTFWLVPQYALHGMAEAFISIGHLEFFRTMISIGNYTSTLLVTLVHEFTDWLPNDNLNKERLEYFYWLITFLQVINLIYYLLCAKFYTFKLI; encoded by the exons ATGGAGTCTAAGCACAGTCCCCAGGGTGGAAGAGCTCAAATCACTGATCAGGATGGGGCTGATTTGGGCGTCAGATATCCTCTTAATCACGGCCTATGCCCAGCAGGGTACGTTCGTCCTCCAGCAGGCCAGGACCATGGACCAGCAACTGATCGCCTCCTTCCAAATCCCGCGGGGCTCCATGACTGTGTTCACCATGACCGATGCTCCTCACCATTGCCTTCGACGATCGGGTCTTTGTCCCCATGGCTCGGAAGTTCACTGTACTTGAAAGGGGAATCACATTCCTCCACCGGATGGGCATCAG GTTTCGTCGAAGTGAAGAGAAAACATGCCGTAGCACCACATAGTCTGACGAGCGTCCCTATTTCAACCTTACCAATCTCGACCTTCTGGCTGGTTCCTCAGTATGCCCTCCATGGAATGGCTGAGGCCTTCATATCCATCGGGCACCTTGAATTTTTCCGGACCATGATCTCCATCGGAAATTACACGAGCACCCTCCTCGTGACCCTGGTGCACGAGTTCACCGACTGGCTCCCGAACGATAACTTGAACAAAGAGAGGTTGGAATACTTCTACTGGCTGATCACCTTCCTACAAGTTATCAATCTCATCTATTATTTACTCTGTGCCAAGTTCTATACTTTTAAGCTGATTTAG
- the LOC116198585 gene encoding protein NRT1/ PTR FAMILY 3.1-like: protein MKVTDERMEKMEEKERKQQGGIITMPFIFANEVCDKLAVVGFNANMISYLTIQLHMPLTKAANTLTNFGGTSSLTPLIGAFFADAYAGRFWTITIASLIYVIGMTCLTLSASLPQLRPPPCQSDHHPCQEANTGQLSILYVALLLGAVGSGGIRPCVVAFGADQFDESDPRQSTKIWKYFNWYYFVMGASVLVAVTVLVYIQENVGWGWGLGIPTVLMFLSVVALVFGYPLYRKMEPAGSPFTRLLQVSVAAFQKRTLPALEDPWMLYKNEELDALISIDGKLVHTSQMRFLDKAAILTEEDDPKAPNLWRLSTVHRVEELKSLIRMGPIWASGILLITAYAQQGTFSLQQARTMDRHLTTSFQIPPGSMTVFTMTTMLLTIAFYDRVFVPMARKFTGLERGITFLHRMGIGFGISILATLVAGFVEVKRKHAVALAPHSLTSIPNSTLPISAFWLVPQYALHGMAEAFMSIGHLEFFYDQAPESMRSTATALFWMAISIGNYASTLLVSLVHKFTDWLPNDNLNKGKLEYFYWLITFLQVLNLIYYLLCAKFYTFKPIQIHRTEGSSDTDTKGDGVDLVSRV, encoded by the exons ATGAAAGTAACTGATGAAAGGAtggagaagatggaagagaaagaaaggaaacaacAAGGAGGCATCATCACAATGCCCTTCATCTTCG CCAATGAAGTTTGCGATAAGTTGGCTGTGGTGGGATTCAATGCGAATATGATAAGCTACTTAACCATTCAGCTGCATATGCCACTCACGAAAGCTGCAAACACACTCACCAACTTTGGTGGAACATCGAGCTTGACACCTCTCATCGGGGCGTTTTTCGCCGATGCATATGCCGGCCGGTTCTGGACGATCACAATCGCTTCTCTTATCTATGTTATA GGAATGACATGCCTAACCCTCTCGGCCTCGCTTCCCCAACTGAGGCCACCACCGTGTCAATCTGACCACCATCCGTGCCAAGAAGCCAACACTGGGCAGCTATCGATCCTTTACGTGGCCCTCCTGCTCGGGGCAGTAGGTTCAGGTGGGATCAGGCCGTGTGTGGTGGCTTTTGGGGCAGACCAGTTCGACGAGTCGGACCCTAGACAATCAACCAAGATATGGAAGTACTTCAACTGGTACTACTTCGTCATGGGTGCCTCTGTTCTAGTGGCGGTCACGGTGCTCGTGTACATCCAGGAGAATGTTGGATGGGGATGGGGCCTTGGGATCCCGACTGTCCTGATGTTCCTGTCGGTGGTGGCACTGGTTTTTGGGTACCCACTGTACCGGAAGATGGAGCCGGCAGGGAGCCCCTTCACACGGTTGCTGCAGGTGTCTGTGGCAGCCTTCCAGAAGAGAACTCTCCCGGCACTCGAGGATCCATGGATGCTGTACAAGAATGAGGAGCTCGATGCATTGATTTCTATCGATGGGAAGCTAGTCCACACATCACAAATGAG GTTTCTAGACAAAGCAGCCATATTGACTGAAGAAGACGACCCTAAGGCTCCAAACCTATGGAGGCTAAGCACAGTCCACAGGGTGGAAGAGCTCAAATCACTGATAAGGATGGGGCCAATTTGGGCATCGGGTATCCTCTTGATCACGGCGTATGCCCAGCAGGGCACGTTCTCCCTCCAGCAGGCCAGGACCATGGACCGGCACCTGACCACCTCCTTTCAAATCCCGCCGGGCTCCATGACTGTGTTCACCATGACCACCATGCTCCTCACCATCGCCTTCTACGATCGGGTCTTTGTCCCCATGGCCCGGAAGTTCACTGGTCTTGAAAGGGGAATCACATTCCTCCACAGGATGGGCATCGGGTTCGGGATCTCAATACTTGCCACTCTCGTCGCAG GTTTCGTCGAAGTGAAGAGAAAACATGCCGTAGCACTTGCACCACATAGTCTAACGAGCATCCCTAATTCAACCTTACCGATTTCGGCCTTCTGGCTGGTTCCTCAGTATGCCCTCCATGGAATGGCTGAGGCCTTCATGTCCATCGGTCACCTTGAATTTTTCTACGACCAGGCTCCAGAAAGCATGAGGAGCACCGCCACGGCACTGTTCTGGATGGCAATCTCCATTGGGAATTATGCAAGCACCCTCCTCGTGTCCCTGGTGCACAAGTTCACCGACTGGCTCCCTAATGATAACTTGAACAAAGGGAAGTTGGAATACTTCTACTGGCTAATCACTTTCCTACAAGTTCTCAATCTCATCTATTATTTGCTCTGTGCCAAATTCTACACTTTCAAGCCGATTCAGATCCACAGAACCGAAGGCAGCAGTGACACAGACACCAAAGGAGATGGAGTCGACCTTGTTAGCCGAGTTTAG